From Camelina sativa cultivar DH55 chromosome 7, Cs, whole genome shotgun sequence, one genomic window encodes:
- the LOC104700701 gene encoding uncharacterized protein LOC104700701, producing the protein MEQEEPCEAVKETASIIEPPKTPNPNVPDSVPATIDSDSSLSEEEIIIATQSDVGVESMKIDSSSISDFVLVSDEEIVESIYQSLLSIIFSLQSQSVAAVSVSVSVSASASGAEVWCFDGCKTPPPSSRSLDSKMVDDTCPGAPMKLTKISRNIDSGLRRKLF; encoded by the coding sequence ATGGAGCAAGAAGAACCATGTGAAGCCGTCAAAGAAACAGCTTCGATTATAGAGCCGCCCAAAACACCAAACCCTAATGTCCCAGATTCGGTTCCGGCCACCATCGATTCTGACTCTTCTCTGTCCGAAGAAGAGATAATAATAGCCACACAGAGTGACGTAGGAGTCGAATCGATGAAGATTGATTCCagttcaatctcagattttgttttggtatctGATGAGGAAATTGTAGAGTCTATTTACCAGAGTCTGTTGAGTATCATTTTCTCGTTGCAGAGTCAAAGTGTAGctgctgtttctgtttctgtttctgtttctgcttctgcttctggtGCTGAGGTTTGGTGTTTTGATGGTTGCAAGACGCCGCCTCCTTCTTCTCGGAGTCTGGATTCGAAGATGGTCGATGATACTTGTCCTGGAGCTCCTATGAAGCTCACTAAGATATCTAGGAACATTGATTCTGGATTGAGAAGGAAACTGTTCTGA
- the LOC104700702 gene encoding protein ENHANCED DISEASE RESISTANCE 2-like, protein MAFGSENENETKMEGWLYIIRSNRFGLHFSRKRYFVLRDHLLKSFKSVSDSKSKDAGRSAVIDSCIRVTDNGRESVHRKAFFIFTLFNTSNHNDQLKLGASSPEDAARWINLIKEAALKGSPFPGDVFNCSRGRWDSLRLSSSVRDRHSNSIDWTLRPSARVDPVTTDVVAPSPWTIFGCQNGLRLFKEAKERDSLGRWDDHPAIMAVGVVDGTSETIFQTLLSLGPSRSEWDFCFFQGSVVEHLDGHTDIIHKQFYSDWLPWGMKRRDFSLRRYWRREDDGTYVILYHSVFHKKCSPQKGYVRACLKSGGYVISPIDNGTQSVVKHMLAVDWKSWRSYMKPSLARSITVKMLGRLSALRELFRAKHGSFPPNLSSGELSRSARLTQNEDGVFGDSSLRESEMFKDSANEERDKFPSERSSLVDLDEFFDVPEPSDSDYLEDSWTSDFDLETCCQDSRQPKLNSATNLVKKLHDLAVQKRGYVDLHERAREESSTSCCYGTTLPTDPTCALPCSWTTTDPSTFLIRGKTYLDDQKKFKAKGTLMEMVAADWLKSDKREDDLGSRPGGIVQKYAAKGGPEFFFIVNIQVPGSTTYSLVLYYMMSTPIEEHPLLLSFVNGDDAYRNSRFKLIPYISKGSWIVKQSVGKKACLIGQALEINYFRGKNYIELGVDIGSSTVARGVVSLVLGYLNKLVIEMAFLIQANTEEELPEYLLGTCRFNHLDASKAVSIIP, encoded by the exons ATGGCTTTTGGTTCTGAAAACGAGAACGAGACGAAGATGGAAGGTTGGTTGTATATCATTCGATCCAATCGATTTGGATTGCATTTCTCTAGGAAACGTTACTTTGTTCTTCGAGATCATCTTCTCAAGAGTTTCAAGTCCGTCTCTGATTCTAAATCCAAg GATGCTGGAAGAAGTGCGGTGATTGATTCATGTATTCGAGTTACTGACAATGGGAGAGAAAGTGTTCATAGAAAa GCATTCTTTATATTTACACTATTCAATACCTCGAATCACAATGATCAGCTCAAG TTAGGAGCAAGCAGTCCTGAGGATGCAGCTAGGTGGATCAATTTAATTAAAGAGGCAGCTTTAAAG GGTAGTCCTTTTCCTGGAGATGTTTTTAATTGTTCGAGGGGACGATGGGACTCTTTGAG ATTGAGTAGCTCAGTTCGAGATCGTCACTCAAATTCTATTGACTGGACTCTCCGGCCGTCTGCAAGAGTGGATCCTGTTACAACTGATGTTGTTGCGCCTTCTCCATGGACGATATTTGGTTGTCAAAATG GTCTCCGGCTTTTCAAAGaggcaaaagagagagattctcTTGGAAGG TGGGATGATCATCCGGCTATTATGGCTGTTGGTGTTGTTGATGGAACCTCAGAAACCATTTTCCAAACGCTTCTTTCTCTTGGACCCTCAAGATCCGA ATGGGACTTCTGTTTTTTCCAAGGAAGTGTGGTTGAACATCTTGATGGTCACACTGATATAATTCACAAACAGTTTTACAGCGATTGGTTACCTTG GGGGatgaaaagaagagatttttccCTACGACGTTACTGGAGAAGGGAAGATGATGGAACATATG TTATTCTCTATCATTCCGTATTTCACAAGAAGTGTTCACCTCAGAAAGGCTATGTCCGTGCGTGCCTTAAAA GTGGCGGTTATGTGATTTCTCCCATAGACAACGGAACACAATCAGTTGTGAAGCACATGCTTGCTGTTGATTGGAAGTCTTGGAGATCTTATATGAAGCCCTCCCTAGCTAGATCTATTACTGTGAAAATGCTTGGAAGACTTTCTG CCCTGAGAGAGCTTTTTAGGGCAAAACATGGAAGCTTTCCTCCCAATCTGTCGTCAGGGGAGTTGTCAAGAAGTGCAAGATTGACTCAGAATGAAGATGGTGTGTTTGGTGATTCTTCTCTGAGAGAAAGTGAAATGTTTAAGGACAGTGCAAATGAAGAGAGAGACAAATTTCCCTCAGAGCGCTCTAGCCTTGTAGACTTGGATGAGTTTTTTGACGTCCCTGAACCGTCAGATAGTGACTATTTGGAAGACAGCTGGACCTCAGATTTTGATTTGGAGACATGCTGTCAG GATTCCCGCCAGCCAAAACTCAATAGCGCTACGAATTTGGTGAAAAAATTACATGATCTTGCAG TTCAAAAGAGGGGTTATGTTGACCTGCATGAGAGGGCGAGGGAAGAGAGTAGCACGTCTTGCTGCTATGGAACCACACTTCCAACTGATCCTACTTGTGCTTTGCCATGCAGTTGGACAACAACCGACCCCTCTACTTTTCTCATTCGTGGAAAGACTTATCTTGATGACCAGAAGAAG TTCAAGGCAAAGGGTACACTGATGGAAATGGTAGCTGCAGACTGGCTAAAATCTGACAAGCGGGAAGATGATTTGGGGTCCCGTCCAGGAGGCATAGTTCAG AAATATGCAGCAAAAGGTGGACCAGAGTTCTTTTTCATCGTAAATATACAG GTCCCTGGATCAACAACGTACAGCCTTGTGCTTTATTACATGATGAGCACTCCCATTGAAGAGCATCCTTTGCTACTTAGCTTTGTTAATGGTGATGACGCATATAGGAATTCAAGGTTCAAGCTCATTCCTTACATATCCAAG GGCTCTTGGATAGTCAAGCAGAGTGTGGGAAAGAAAGCATGCCTTATTGGTCAAGCCCTTGAGATCAATTACTTCAGGGGAAAAAACTATATTGAG CTGGGTGTTGATATTGGGTCATCAACTGTTGCAAGAGGAGTTGTGAGTCTTGTTCTTGGTTACCTCAACAAACTCGTGATTGAAATGGCATTCTTGATACAG GCGAATACTGAAGAGGAGCTCCCAGAATATCTTCTTGGAACCTGTCGGTTTAACCATCTAGACGCTTCCAAAGCTGTTTCAATTATTCCGTAG